A region of Kribbella sp. NBC_01245 DNA encodes the following proteins:
- a CDS encoding transporter substrate-binding domain-containing protein, whose translation MNILSTLRKSRTTVAVASFAVLALTLTACGDDSGGDGAGTAPEGITLVKSGKLTVCTHLPYKPFQFKEGGKVVGFDVDLLDLLAKDLKLEQEVVDIEWAQITSGAAFKAKKCDVGMGAMTITEERQKAIGISTPYMDATQVLLVKADSGIKTLADLRGKKVGVQADTTGKKYAEDNAKANGYTVITFPDLTIQANNVKSGRVDAAINDNGVLYDFVKANPDTAVTAEFDTGEQYGFATDKTDPSSVKLLAKLDEVLKKAKDDGTYNEIFKKWFGVEPKK comes from the coding sequence ATGAACATCCTCTCCACCCTCCGCAAGAGCCGGACCACGGTTGCCGTCGCGTCATTCGCCGTGCTGGCACTCACGCTCACGGCCTGCGGGGACGACTCAGGCGGTGACGGCGCGGGGACCGCCCCCGAAGGCATCACCCTGGTCAAGTCGGGCAAGCTGACCGTCTGCACGCACCTGCCGTACAAGCCGTTCCAGTTCAAGGAAGGCGGCAAGGTCGTCGGATTCGACGTCGACCTGCTGGACCTGCTGGCCAAGGACCTCAAACTCGAGCAGGAGGTCGTCGACATCGAGTGGGCCCAGATCACCTCCGGCGCCGCGTTCAAGGCGAAGAAGTGCGACGTCGGCATGGGCGCGATGACGATCACCGAAGAGCGTCAGAAGGCCATCGGCATCTCCACGCCGTACATGGACGCCACCCAGGTGCTGCTGGTCAAGGCCGACTCCGGCATCAAGACGCTGGCCGACCTGCGCGGCAAGAAGGTCGGCGTCCAGGCCGACACCACCGGCAAGAAGTACGCCGAGGACAACGCCAAGGCCAACGGCTACACCGTCATCACCTTCCCGGACCTGACCATCCAGGCCAACAACGTGAAGTCCGGCCGGGTCGATGCCGCGATCAACGACAACGGTGTGCTGTACGACTTCGTCAAGGCCAACCCGGACACCGCGGTGACGGCCGAGTTCGACACCGGCGAGCAGTACGGCTTCGCCACCGACAAGACCGACCCGAGCAGTGTGAAGCTACTGGCGAAGCTCGATGAGGTGCTGAAGAAGGCCAAGGACGACGGCACCTACAACGAGATCTTCAAGAAGTGGTTCGGGGTTGAGCCGAAGAAGTGA
- a CDS encoding endonuclease/exonuclease/phosphatase family protein, with amino-acid sequence MRAAVMKGTVFVLLVGIPLSPGVLGGYTPFAQLSAFRPQGILLVAAVSVLAFNRKSLRLYAVLGLALATIAALNTAPRLLTNADPAPPGSTTMTVMGANVLGGGASPETIATLIRAQRPAFVSLPEAREDLRKAIEAKVPGYRGYTIQTDESPVSATSVLVAEKLGDVRFEPAGDPTSFGHVAVSGGALGDLRLIAYHSFPPIPAASGRWRDDLKAIGPWCAEGKAVIVGDFNASIDHRPFRKALGDRCRSVAPSVGKGLVGTWPADRPAFVRTQIDHVVITEGVTPLDFTAYDLEGSDHRAVVAELAV; translated from the coding sequence GTGCGAGCCGCAGTGATGAAGGGGACGGTGTTCGTCCTACTAGTCGGCATACCGCTGTCCCCTGGCGTACTAGGCGGCTACACGCCTTTCGCCCAGTTGAGCGCCTTCCGCCCGCAGGGGATTCTCCTAGTCGCAGCAGTCTCCGTACTCGCCTTCAACCGCAAGAGCCTCAGGCTGTACGCCGTGCTGGGGCTGGCGTTAGCGACCATCGCTGCCCTGAACACGGCGCCGAGGCTGTTGACGAACGCAGACCCGGCACCACCGGGCAGTACGACCATGACCGTGATGGGCGCGAACGTCCTCGGCGGCGGCGCGAGCCCGGAAACGATCGCCACCTTGATCCGGGCGCAACGACCGGCGTTCGTGTCATTGCCGGAGGCAAGGGAAGACCTGCGCAAGGCGATCGAGGCCAAGGTGCCGGGGTATCGCGGCTACACCATCCAGACCGACGAGTCGCCGGTCAGCGCGACGAGCGTGCTGGTAGCCGAAAAGCTCGGCGACGTCCGGTTCGAACCGGCAGGCGATCCGACCAGTTTCGGCCACGTCGCGGTGTCGGGTGGCGCGTTGGGGGACTTGCGGCTGATCGCGTACCACTCGTTTCCGCCGATTCCCGCGGCGTCCGGGCGATGGCGCGACGACCTGAAGGCGATCGGGCCATGGTGCGCCGAGGGCAAGGCCGTCATCGTGGGCGACTTCAACGCGTCGATCGACCACCGGCCGTTCCGCAAGGCGCTCGGCGATCGTTGCCGAAGCGTCGCGCCGAGCGTTGGCAAGGGCCTGGTCGGGACCTGGCCTGCCGACCGGCCGGCGTTCGTGCGGACGCAGATCGACCACGTCGTCATCACCGAAGGCGTGACGCCGCTCGACTTCACGGCGTACGACCTGGAGGGCAGCGACCACCGCGCGGTGGTCGCCGAACTAGCTGTGTGA
- a CDS encoding DUF2785 domain-containing protein encodes MYWQDVMAADYAVPNDRALPDLTEELVRGLASTNPQIRDSLAYPTLATWLERGVYDDLLPGFGDGLCAGLAYGLGEDGTDTVFRRSFTALTLAEVIHRDNAEFLVHDEVVMRWGDRLATWLLRERDLRGYVPDCGWAHVVAHGADAIGALARSRHCDAGVLRALLDVLADRVVKETHYRWVHEEHDRVAHAVMTILHRNMLTSDELERWLKPVAALAAQQPVMHETLPEWPTPSVFNARGVLHALLSQLAIGVKGFPIPGDDELFGRPIEARADLLLMVTEAVRASQPYIYRPAANTSHS; translated from the coding sequence ATGTACTGGCAGGACGTGATGGCCGCGGATTACGCGGTACCGAACGACCGAGCGCTGCCCGACCTCACCGAGGAGCTCGTTCGCGGCCTGGCCAGTACCAATCCCCAGATCCGGGATTCGCTGGCCTACCCGACGCTCGCCACCTGGCTGGAGCGCGGGGTGTACGACGACCTGCTGCCCGGTTTCGGCGATGGGCTGTGCGCGGGTCTGGCCTATGGGCTCGGTGAGGATGGCACGGACACGGTGTTTCGCCGGTCCTTTACCGCGCTGACGCTGGCCGAGGTGATCCACCGCGACAACGCCGAGTTCCTCGTTCACGACGAGGTGGTGATGCGCTGGGGCGATCGGCTAGCCACCTGGCTGCTGCGCGAGCGGGACCTGCGCGGTTACGTGCCGGACTGCGGCTGGGCGCACGTCGTCGCACATGGTGCGGACGCGATCGGCGCGCTGGCCCGATCGCGGCATTGTGACGCGGGCGTGCTGCGCGCGCTGCTCGACGTGCTGGCCGATCGCGTGGTGAAGGAAACGCACTACCGCTGGGTCCACGAGGAGCACGATCGGGTCGCGCACGCGGTGATGACGATCCTGCACCGCAACATGCTGACCAGCGACGAGCTCGAGCGCTGGCTCAAACCCGTCGCCGCGCTGGCCGCCCAGCAACCGGTGATGCACGAGACCTTGCCCGAGTGGCCGACGCCTTCGGTGTTCAACGCGCGCGGCGTGCTGCACGCGTTGCTGAGTCAGCTCGCCATCGGCGTCAAGGGTTTCCCGATCCCCGGCGACGACGAGCTGTTCGGCCGGCCGATCGAGGCCCGCGCCGATCTGCTGCTGATGGTCACCGAGGCGGTCCGCGCCTCCCAGCCGTACATCTACCGCCCTGCCGCCAACACCTCACACAGCTAG
- a CDS encoding ATP-binding protein, translating into MSSSGQGAEVRLTIPADGAYVAVPRSVVGNLAARNNFTVDAIDDLRIAIDEACSLLLPQSTDGELECVFTIEPPLMTVRTSAAVPNGWKPDTGSFGWTVLAALVDTVEAESINGRLTITVTATALSPENA; encoded by the coding sequence GTGAGCAGCAGCGGACAAGGTGCCGAGGTCAGGCTGACCATTCCCGCGGACGGCGCGTACGTCGCGGTGCCGCGATCGGTGGTCGGGAATCTGGCCGCACGCAACAATTTCACCGTCGACGCGATCGACGACCTGCGCATCGCCATCGACGAGGCGTGCTCGCTGTTGCTGCCGCAGTCCACCGACGGCGAGCTCGAGTGCGTCTTCACGATCGAGCCGCCGCTGATGACCGTGCGCACCTCCGCCGCCGTACCGAACGGGTGGAAGCCCGACACCGGCTCCTTCGGCTGGACCGTGCTGGCCGCCCTGGTGGACACCGTCGAGGCCGAGTCGATCAACGGCCGGCTGACGATCACCGTGACCGCCACCGCCCTCTCCCCGGAGAACGCGTGA
- a CDS encoding sensor histidine kinase has product MPSLSDVVRHHTTLDQADLDRLQLLISDWQMLADLSFADLVLWLPDTDGLGFWAGAQMRPTTGPTAYLDDIVGSFIPRDRRPLLDQAYDLGRICREGDPEWRDDVPVRVETIPVRRGTEVIAVIARNTNLLGVRTPSRLELAYLQSATDLARMISDGIFPYGGERLLSTSPRVGDGCIRVDRHGMVTFASPNALSAYRRMGLVTDLVGGRLAEVTGDLIEGRQPVDDVLATVLSGRAAREIEVENSEVTLFLRAIPLRADGDHVGALILLRDVTELRSRERELVTKEATIREIHHRVKNNLQTVAALLRMQGRRIKVPEAQAALAEAVRRVGSIAIVHETLSQSFDEHVDFDEVADRVAAMVAEVSTVATEVSTRRTGSFGVLASEIATPLAMVLTELMQNSVEHGLGTQAGVVELAAERSLGRLRVSVTDNGTGLPPGFDSETSGNLGLSIVRTLVIGELDGMLEFGPRVDGSGTTVVVDIPVKE; this is encoded by the coding sequence GTGCCGTCTTTGAGCGACGTGGTGCGTCACCACACCACGCTGGACCAGGCCGACCTGGATCGGCTGCAACTGCTGATCTCCGATTGGCAGATGCTGGCTGATCTCTCGTTCGCGGATCTGGTGCTCTGGCTGCCGGATACCGACGGCCTCGGCTTCTGGGCGGGCGCGCAGATGCGGCCGACGACCGGGCCCACGGCGTACCTCGATGACATCGTCGGGAGCTTCATTCCCCGCGACCGCCGCCCGCTGCTCGACCAGGCGTACGACCTGGGCCGGATCTGCCGCGAGGGCGATCCGGAATGGCGCGACGACGTACCCGTGCGGGTCGAGACCATCCCGGTCCGGCGTGGCACCGAGGTGATCGCGGTGATCGCGCGCAACACCAACCTGCTCGGGGTCCGGACGCCGAGCCGGCTCGAGCTGGCGTACCTGCAGAGCGCGACGGACTTGGCGCGGATGATCAGCGACGGCATCTTCCCGTACGGCGGGGAGCGGTTGCTGTCGACCTCGCCACGAGTGGGGGACGGGTGCATCCGCGTCGATCGGCACGGAATGGTGACGTTCGCGAGCCCGAACGCGTTGTCCGCCTATCGAAGAATGGGGTTGGTCACCGATCTCGTCGGCGGCCGCCTCGCCGAGGTCACCGGTGACCTGATCGAGGGCCGGCAGCCCGTCGACGACGTACTCGCGACCGTGCTGTCCGGCCGGGCGGCGCGCGAGATCGAGGTGGAGAACAGCGAGGTCACCCTGTTCCTGCGGGCGATCCCGCTGCGGGCGGACGGCGATCACGTGGGCGCGCTGATCCTGCTCCGTGACGTCACGGAGCTGCGGAGCCGGGAGCGGGAGTTGGTGACCAAGGAGGCCACCATCCGGGAGATTCACCATCGCGTCAAGAACAACCTGCAGACGGTTGCCGCGCTACTGCGGATGCAAGGCCGGCGGATCAAGGTGCCGGAGGCGCAGGCCGCCCTGGCGGAGGCCGTCCGGCGGGTGGGGTCGATCGCGATCGTGCACGAGACGCTCTCGCAGTCCTTCGACGAACATGTCGACTTCGACGAGGTGGCCGATCGGGTCGCCGCGATGGTCGCCGAGGTGTCCACGGTGGCCACCGAGGTGTCCACCAGGCGGACCGGCAGTTTCGGCGTACTGGCTTCGGAGATCGCGACACCGCTGGCCATGGTGCTGACCGAACTGATGCAGAACTCGGTCGAACACGGTCTCGGCACCCAGGCCGGAGTCGTCGAACTGGCGGCCGAACGGTCCCTTGGCCGCTTGCGGGTGAGCGTCACGGACAACGGCACCGGTCTACCGCCAGGGTTCGACTCGGAGACCTCTGGCAATCTCGGCCTGTCCATCGTGCGCACCCTGGTGATCGGTGAACTCGACGGGATGCTGGAATTCGGCCCGCGGGTCGACGGCTCCGGCACCACCGTCGTGGTCGACATCCCGGTGAAGGAATGA
- a CDS encoding amino acid ABC transporter ATP-binding protein, whose translation MSLVEIKDLHKSFGDNHVLRGIDFTVEQGEVVCVIGPSGSGKSTLLRCVNLLEQPQQGQVFVRGEDITDPDCHLDDARKHIGMVFQQFNLFPHLSVLQNCTVAQVTVLKRKPAEANKIARANLERVGLTEKVTAYPAQLSGGQMQRVAIARALSMDPALMLFDEPTSALDPELVGDVLTVMRKLALDGMTMLVVTHEMAFAREVADRVVFMDGGVIVEQGTPEEIIGNPQQDRTKTFLRRVLDPTHVEPT comes from the coding sequence ATGTCCCTGGTCGAGATCAAGGACCTGCACAAGTCCTTCGGGGACAACCACGTGCTGCGCGGTATCGACTTCACCGTCGAGCAGGGCGAAGTGGTCTGCGTGATCGGGCCGTCCGGCTCGGGCAAGTCCACCCTGCTGCGTTGTGTCAACCTGCTGGAGCAGCCGCAGCAGGGTCAGGTGTTCGTCCGCGGTGAGGACATCACCGACCCGGACTGCCATCTGGACGACGCCCGCAAGCACATCGGCATGGTCTTCCAGCAGTTCAACCTGTTCCCGCATCTGTCGGTGCTGCAGAACTGCACGGTCGCCCAGGTGACCGTGCTCAAGCGCAAACCGGCCGAAGCGAACAAGATCGCCCGCGCCAACTTGGAACGCGTCGGCCTGACCGAAAAGGTCACCGCCTACCCGGCCCAGCTGTCCGGTGGCCAGATGCAGCGCGTCGCGATAGCGCGGGCGCTGTCGATGGACCCGGCGCTGATGCTCTTCGACGAGCCCACCTCGGCGCTCGACCCAGAGCTCGTCGGCGACGTCCTGACCGTGATGCGCAAGCTCGCGCTCGACGGTATGACGATGCTGGTGGTCACGCACGAGATGGCCTTCGCGCGTGAGGTGGCCGACCGGGTCGTCTTCATGGACGGCGGCGTCATCGTGGAGCAGGGCACCCCCGAAGAGATCATCGGAAACCCCCAGCAGGACCGCACCAAAACGTTCCTGCGCCGGGTCCTGGACCCCACCCACGTCGAACCAACCTGA
- a CDS encoding Gfo/Idh/MocA family protein, producing MSPTSSRRSILGAGLAAGAMAVTGVPAQAAGQAVVEPRQPGQRSMIGVPFDALRRVRIGVIGLGNRGMGMLSGWAAVPGAVVTAVCDIRPERATKAADRLVQLGKPRPAIHSGTANSAAELCQRDDVDLVYIATPWEFHYPQGKAALLGGKHVGIELPIATEMAELWDLVNTSERTRKHLWLMENCNYGRNELAILKMAHDGVFGEITNGHGGYMHDLRALLFSETYYTDSWRRLWHTRSIASFYPMHGLAPIAAAMDVNRGDRFATLAATATEPQGLADYRQRFMPPGHPTWKEEYVNGDLITCMIGTARGRVIRAEHAVSSPRPYSRINSLVGSRGIVEDYPERIYLEPDHTGDVWKAFAPYRLEYDHWLWKKIGDDAANNGGHGGMDYVLQWRIVQQMRAGLVPDIDVYDSATWCSPVPLSVDSLRAGGKPVEVPDFTRGDWRKPRAGLDSRDTDMPPL from the coding sequence GTGAGTCCCACCAGTTCGCGCCGATCGATCCTCGGAGCCGGCCTCGCCGCCGGCGCGATGGCCGTCACCGGCGTTCCCGCCCAGGCCGCGGGCCAAGCGGTCGTCGAGCCGCGACAGCCCGGACAGCGGTCGATGATCGGCGTACCGTTCGATGCGCTTCGCCGGGTCCGGATCGGCGTGATCGGTCTGGGCAATCGCGGTATGGGCATGCTCTCCGGCTGGGCGGCCGTGCCCGGCGCCGTGGTCACCGCGGTCTGCGACATCCGCCCCGAGCGGGCCACCAAGGCCGCCGACCGGCTGGTCCAGCTCGGCAAGCCCCGACCCGCGATCCACTCCGGTACGGCGAACTCGGCGGCCGAGTTGTGCCAGCGCGACGACGTCGACCTCGTCTACATCGCGACACCCTGGGAATTCCATTACCCACAAGGCAAAGCCGCGTTGCTCGGCGGCAAGCACGTCGGTATCGAGTTGCCGATAGCAACCGAAATGGCCGAGCTGTGGGATCTCGTCAACACGTCCGAGCGGACCCGCAAGCACCTGTGGCTGATGGAGAACTGCAACTACGGCCGTAACGAGCTGGCGATCCTCAAGATGGCCCACGACGGCGTCTTCGGTGAGATCACCAACGGCCACGGCGGCTACATGCACGACCTACGGGCGCTGCTGTTCAGCGAGACCTACTACACCGACTCGTGGCGCCGACTGTGGCATACGCGCAGCATTGCCAGCTTCTACCCGATGCACGGGCTTGCGCCGATCGCAGCTGCCATGGACGTCAACCGCGGCGACAGGTTCGCCACCCTGGCAGCAACGGCCACTGAGCCTCAAGGCCTCGCGGACTACCGGCAGCGCTTCATGCCGCCAGGACATCCCACTTGGAAAGAGGAGTACGTCAACGGCGACCTGATTACCTGCATGATCGGTACGGCGCGGGGCCGGGTCATCCGCGCAGAGCACGCCGTGAGCTCTCCCAGGCCGTACAGCCGGATCAACAGTCTGGTCGGCAGTAGAGGCATCGTGGAGGACTACCCAGAGCGGATCTACCTTGAGCCGGACCACACCGGCGACGTGTGGAAGGCCTTCGCGCCGTACCGCTTGGAGTACGACCACTGGCTGTGGAAGAAGATCGGGGACGACGCCGCGAACAACGGCGGCCACGGCGGTATGGACTACGTGCTGCAGTGGCGGATCGTCCAGCAGATGCGGGCGGGCCTGGTCCCGGACATCGACGTGTACGACTCGGCGACGTGGTGCTCACCCGTGCCGCTCAGCGTCGACTCGTTGCGCGCGGGCGGCAAACCCGTCGAGGTACCCGACTTCACCCGCGGCGACTGGCGCAAACCCCGCGCCGGGCTCGACTCCCGCGATACGGATATGCCGCCGCTCTAA
- a CDS encoding RNA polymerase sigma factor SigF produces MTDTAAAGPDEPLDLRSRTAALFRAMAAAGKGEPAHNAARDGLVSLHMPLVEHLARRFRNRGEPYDDLVQVATIGLIKAVDRFDSDRGVEFSTYATPTILGEIKRYFRDKGWAIRVPRRLQELRLSLTSATADLTQELGRAPTVAELAGRLELAEDLVIEGLESANAYNTLSLDAPDQGETDSSTVLDALGGEDEALESVEYRESLKPLLAQLETREKRILTLRFFRGMTQSQIAEEIGISQMHVSRLLARTLTELRTGLLKE; encoded by the coding sequence GTGACCGACACAGCCGCCGCTGGCCCCGACGAGCCCCTCGACCTCCGCTCCCGCACCGCCGCCCTGTTCCGGGCGATGGCCGCGGCCGGCAAAGGCGAACCGGCGCACAACGCGGCCCGCGACGGCTTGGTCTCCCTGCACATGCCGTTGGTGGAACACCTCGCCCGCCGCTTCCGCAACCGCGGCGAGCCGTACGACGACCTCGTACAGGTGGCGACGATCGGCCTGATCAAAGCCGTCGACCGCTTCGACTCCGACCGTGGTGTGGAGTTCTCCACCTATGCGACGCCCACGATTCTCGGCGAGATCAAGAGGTACTTCCGCGACAAAGGCTGGGCCATCCGAGTCCCCCGGCGTCTACAGGAGCTACGGCTCTCCCTGACGTCTGCGACGGCCGACCTCACCCAGGAGCTCGGGCGAGCCCCCACAGTGGCAGAGCTGGCCGGACGACTCGAGCTGGCCGAGGACCTCGTAATCGAAGGCCTGGAGTCTGCGAACGCCTACAACACGCTGTCACTCGACGCCCCGGACCAGGGCGAGACGGACTCCAGCACGGTCCTGGACGCCCTCGGCGGCGAAGACGAGGCTCTCGAAAGTGTCGAGTACCGGGAGTCACTCAAACCGCTTCTGGCCCAACTCGAAACCCGCGAGAAGCGCATCCTGACGCTGCGCTTCTTCCGCGGCATGACCCAATCCCAGATCGCCGAAGAGATCGGCATCTCCCAGATGCACGTCTCCCGCCTCCTGGCCCGAACCCTCACCGAGCTCCGCACGGGCCTCCTCAAGGAGTAA
- a CDS encoding WhiB family transcriptional regulator — translation MDWRHRAVCLDEDPELFFPIGNTGPAIMQIEEAKQVCRRCDVREQCLAWALEAGQDHGVWGGLSEDERRALKRRNARARIRTA, via the coding sequence ATGGATTGGCGTCACCGGGCCGTTTGCCTCGATGAGGACCCGGAACTGTTCTTCCCCATCGGCAACACCGGGCCCGCGATCATGCAGATCGAGGAGGCCAAGCAGGTGTGCCGCCGTTGCGACGTGCGCGAACAGTGCCTTGCCTGGGCACTGGAAGCCGGCCAGGACCACGGTGTCTGGGGCGGGCTGAGTGAGGACGAGCGTCGGGCCCTGAAGCGCCGCAATGCGCGCGCACGGATCCGCACCGCCTGA
- a CDS encoding amino acid ABC transporter permease, which produces MSATTTDVEEKRKGLSPRQRARRSRLIQYAILLALVVLAALAADWGQIVDVFLRPELVKSAFEEGLLNALVKTVVYTAGAFVIGLVGGTILALMRLSSVGPYRWLSTAYIEFFRGLPAIIVFIAFSLLPLAFEGLVIPFDPYGTVWLALGIVAAAYMAEVIRAGIQAVPKGQLEAARSLGMPPALATRKIVLPQAFRIVLPPLANDLILLVKDSSLVFIIGTSATALELTGFGKELANTESNLTPLVTAGFCYLLITLPLGLLVRRLEAKAARAN; this is translated from the coding sequence GTGAGTGCGACCACCACTGACGTAGAAGAGAAGCGGAAGGGGCTGAGCCCGCGCCAGCGGGCTCGGCGCTCCCGCCTGATCCAGTACGCGATCCTGCTGGCGCTGGTCGTCCTGGCCGCCCTCGCGGCGGACTGGGGTCAGATCGTCGACGTCTTCCTGCGGCCGGAGCTGGTCAAGTCCGCGTTCGAGGAAGGCCTGCTGAACGCGCTGGTCAAGACTGTGGTCTACACCGCGGGCGCCTTCGTGATCGGTCTCGTCGGCGGCACGATCCTGGCCCTGATGCGGTTGAGCTCGGTCGGTCCGTACCGCTGGCTGTCGACGGCGTACATCGAGTTCTTCCGGGGCCTGCCCGCGATCATCGTGTTCATCGCGTTCAGCCTGCTGCCGCTGGCGTTCGAGGGTCTGGTCATTCCGTTCGACCCGTACGGCACGGTCTGGCTGGCGCTCGGCATCGTCGCCGCGGCGTACATGGCCGAGGTCATTCGCGCGGGCATCCAGGCGGTGCCGAAGGGCCAGCTCGAGGCAGCCCGTTCGCTCGGGATGCCGCCGGCGCTGGCGACTCGCAAGATCGTGCTGCCGCAGGCGTTCCGGATCGTGCTGCCGCCGCTGGCCAACGACCTGATCCTGCTGGTGAAGGACTCCTCGCTGGTGTTCATCATCGGTACGTCGGCCACGGCGCTCGAGCTGACCGGTTTCGGCAAGGAACTGGCCAACACCGAGTCGAACCTGACGCCGCTGGTCACGGCCGGCTTCTGCTACCTGCTCATCACGCTGCCACTGGGACTCCTGGTCCGGCGGCTCGAGGCCAAGGCTGCGAGGGCCAACTGA